A DNA window from Hydrogenophaga taeniospiralis contains the following coding sequences:
- a CDS encoding RNA polymerase sigma factor: MSAPLQDPQAAASFGGSLTQLGRWVGRALLPPGLSGSRPDGWALWHAACTGDAASATRLVHQLTPQAHGLAMQMLARREDAEDVVQEAFLRLWGSRPSDAHGATLATYFNTIVINRCKTWLTRRHELSADHEQLVELSDAWQHAQRADADPLPALSAPQLQAAMARLPARQRMALAMWAYADADVPQIARALELDTNAAHQLLYRAKMALRSLLQEAAP, encoded by the coding sequence GTGAGCGCGCCCCTACAAGACCCCCAGGCGGCGGCCAGCTTCGGCGGCTCGCTCACCCAGCTGGGCCGCTGGGTCGGCCGCGCGCTGCTGCCGCCCGGCTTGTCCGGTAGCCGTCCCGACGGCTGGGCCCTGTGGCACGCGGCCTGCACGGGCGACGCCGCCAGCGCCACCCGGCTGGTGCACCAGCTCACACCCCAGGCGCACGGCCTGGCGATGCAGATGCTGGCGCGGCGCGAAGACGCTGAAGACGTGGTGCAGGAGGCCTTCCTGCGCCTGTGGGGCAGCCGCCCGAGCGATGCCCACGGCGCCACGCTGGCCACCTACTTCAACACCATCGTCATCAACCGCTGCAAGACCTGGCTGACCCGGCGCCACGAACTCAGCGCCGACCACGAGCAGCTCGTCGAACTCTCCGACGCGTGGCAGCACGCCCAGCGGGCCGACGCCGACCCGCTGCCGGCCCTGAGCGCCCCGCAGCTGCAGGCCGCCATGGCACGGCTGCCGGCCCGCCAGCGCATGGCCCTGGCCATGTGGGCCTACGCCGACGCCGATGTCCCGCAGATTGCTCGCGCCCTGGAACTCGACACCAACGCCGCGCATCAACTGCTGTACCGGGCCAAAATGGCCCTCAGAAGCCTGTTGCAGGAAGCCGCCCCATGA
- a CDS encoding DUF3106 domain-containing protein: MKTPFRSRLCRWFATSVLLVCATVQAAPVAVPDAQDWARLTPQQQAERQAEIKRQLKLASPEERKAFRQRLRQQLEALSPSERQALIEQTRQRWQALTPEEKRRFADERREQVRAMTPAERRELLRQRREMLDKLSPKERRALREKLSAP; encoded by the coding sequence ATGAAAACGCCCTTCCGTTCGCGCCTGTGCCGCTGGTTCGCCACCAGCGTGCTGCTGGTCTGCGCCACCGTACAGGCCGCCCCCGTCGCGGTGCCCGACGCCCAGGACTGGGCCCGCCTCACGCCCCAACAGCAGGCCGAGCGCCAGGCCGAGATCAAACGCCAGCTCAAGCTCGCCTCGCCCGAGGAACGCAAGGCCTTCCGCCAGCGGCTGCGCCAGCAGCTCGAAGCCCTTTCGCCCAGCGAACGCCAGGCCCTGATCGAACAGACCCGCCAGCGCTGGCAGGCCCTCACGCCCGAGGAAAAACGCCGCTTCGCCGACGAGCGCCGCGAACAGGTGCGGGCCATGACGCCGGCCGAGCGTCGCGAGCTGTTGCGGCAGCGGCGCGAGATGCTGGACAAGCTCAGTCCCAAAGAGCGCAGGGCCTTGCGCGAAAAGCTCTCGGCCCCGTGA
- the serB gene encoding phosphoserine phosphatase SerB codes for MTSTSEFAPGLIVQGFTPPLNLKDFKLIAFDMDSTLINIECVDEIADAAGLKAEVAAITEATMRGEIADFKESLRRRVRLLRGVTVAHMEQVLAERLQLNPGAEALVKACKAAGMKVLLVSGGFTYFTDRVRDRLGIDYTRSNVLEIESGPNCGQLTGRMVDQPWGDICDGAEKRKMLLETCALLGISPQQAIAMGDGANDLPMMGEAGLSVAYHAKPKVREQAMVAINEGGLDRLLEVLR; via the coding sequence ATGACTTCCACCTCCGAATTCGCCCCCGGCCTCATCGTCCAGGGCTTCACGCCGCCGCTGAACCTGAAGGACTTCAAGCTCATCGCGTTCGACATGGATTCCACGCTCATCAACATCGAGTGCGTGGATGAGATCGCCGACGCGGCCGGGCTCAAGGCCGAGGTGGCGGCCATCACGGAAGCCACCATGCGCGGCGAGATCGCCGATTTCAAGGAAAGCCTGCGCCGGCGCGTGCGGCTGCTGCGCGGCGTGACCGTGGCCCACATGGAACAGGTGCTGGCCGAACGCCTGCAGCTGAATCCCGGGGCCGAGGCGCTGGTGAAAGCCTGCAAGGCTGCGGGCATGAAAGTGCTGCTGGTCTCGGGCGGTTTCACCTATTTCACGGACCGCGTCCGCGACCGCCTGGGCATCGACTACACGCGCTCGAACGTGCTGGAAATTGAAAGCGGCCCCAACTGCGGCCAGCTGACCGGCCGCATGGTGGACCAGCCCTGGGGCGACATCTGCGACGGCGCCGAAAAACGCAAGATGCTGCTGGAGACCTGCGCGCTGCTGGGCATCAGCCCCCAGCAGGCGATTGCCATGGGCGACGGCGCCAACGATCTGCCCATGATGGGCGAGGCGGGCCTGTCCGTGGCCTACCACGCCAAACCCAAGGTGCGCGAGCAGGCCATGGTCGCCATCAACGAGGGCGGGCTGGACCGCCTGCTCGAAGTACTGCGCTGA
- a CDS encoding DUF4405 domain-containing protein, translated as MNLANQRPWITPLVMGSFALSAVTGALMFFHLDTGLNKAAHEWLGWLMLGAVVLHALLNLPAVKRHLQNSSGRWVVIGSFAVLALSFIPVGGAGGSEPGFAPPVRALAKAPITVLAQVAGTSTDDVKNRLQAAGFTVTSDQQSVADLVGDDLRAQIGTISKVLAQPKS; from the coding sequence ATGAACCTCGCCAATCAACGCCCCTGGATCACCCCTCTGGTGATGGGCAGCTTTGCCCTGTCCGCTGTGACGGGCGCCCTGATGTTCTTCCACCTCGACACCGGCCTGAACAAGGCGGCGCACGAATGGCTGGGCTGGCTGATGCTGGGCGCCGTGGTGCTGCATGCGCTGCTCAACCTGCCTGCCGTGAAACGGCATCTGCAGAACTCCTCCGGGCGCTGGGTGGTGATCGGATCGTTCGCGGTGCTGGCCCTGAGCTTCATCCCGGTCGGCGGCGCTGGAGGCAGCGAGCCCGGCTTTGCGCCACCGGTGCGCGCCCTGGCCAAGGCCCCGATCACCGTGCTGGCCCAGGTGGCCGGCACCAGCACCGACGATGTCAAAAACCGGCTGCAGGCCGCCGGCTTCACCGTCACCAGCGACCAGCAATCGGTGGCCGATCTGGTGGGCGACGATCTGAGGGCGCAGATCGGCACGATCTCCAAGGTGCTGGCGCAACCCAAGTCCTGA
- the mfd gene encoding transcription-repair coupling factor, producing MDLPKLTPGKRFTQPRPSGAADALLLARLGEREKAAGRVTAIVTADATDAQRLIDEMAFFAPGLRCALFPDWETLPYDTFSPHQDLISERLATLWRIQQHDKDTGADVVLVPATTALYRLAPPAFLAGYTFHFKVKQKLDEAKLKSQLTLAGYQHVTQVVSPGEYAVRGGLIDLFPMGSPVPYRVDLFDDEIDSIRTFDPDSQRSLYPVPEVRLLPGREFPMDDAARAKFRSRWRELLDGDPTKSRIYKDMGNGVATAGIEYYLPLFFEQTATVFDYLGEAATVVLHGDLEPAFQRFWQDTQDRYRLVKGDPERPTLPPESLFLSAEQFYTGANAHAQLAIRPAVEDVADNAFAQKLGDLSVLRGAEDPLARLQGHMRNSAHRVLLLAESDGRRESLLDFLRASGLNPPAFDSLTEFQGSDEPTGIATAALTVGFSWLEGGIDFVTETELFATGPTTRRRKKQEQVSDVDALIKDLSELNVGDPVVHNAHGIGRYRGLIHMDMGEKNPDGTPALMEFLHLEYADKAVLYVPVSQLQLIGRYTGVSADEAPLHRLGSGQWEKAKRKAAEQVRDAAAELLNIYARRAARQGHAFRFSAQDYEIFANDFGFEETADQRGAIHAVIQDMISPRPMDRLVCGDVGFGKTEVALRAAFVAVTGGRQVAFLAPTTLLAEQHYQTLVDRFAKWPVKVAEVSRFRSGKEITAAIKGIADGTVDIVVGTHKLLSESTKFHDLGLLIIDEEHRFGVRHKEAMKAMRAEVDVLTLTATPIPRTLGMALEGLRDLSVIATAPQRRLAIKTFVRNEGNGVIREAVLRELKRGGQVYFLHNEVETIENRKQKLEEILPEARIAIAHGQMPERDLERVMRDFVAQRYNLLLCSTIIETGIDVPTANTIVMSRADKFGLAQLHQLRGRVGRSHHQAYAYLLVPEIEGLTKQASQRLDAIQQMEELGSGFYLAMHDLEIRGAGEVLGENQSGNMLEVGFQLYNEMLNEAVRSLKAGREPDLLSPLSVTTDINLHAPALLPNDYCGDVHLRLSFYKKLATAKTTDQVDGLLEEIVDRFGKLPAQAQTLIDVHRLRCISAPYGVVKVDAAPGVTNITFKANPPVEPMRIIELIQKNRHIKLAGNEKLRIERALPEVKDRVQLVRDVLKALGQPMSAPRAAGAV from the coding sequence ATGGACCTGCCCAAACTCACCCCCGGCAAACGCTTCACGCAGCCGCGCCCCAGCGGCGCGGCCGACGCTCTGCTGCTGGCCCGGCTCGGTGAGCGCGAGAAGGCCGCCGGCCGGGTCACCGCCATCGTCACCGCCGACGCCACCGACGCGCAGCGCCTGATCGACGAGATGGCGTTCTTCGCGCCTGGCCTGCGCTGCGCGCTGTTCCCGGACTGGGAGACCCTGCCCTACGACACGTTTTCGCCGCACCAGGACCTGATCTCCGAGCGCCTGGCCACGCTCTGGCGCATCCAGCAGCACGACAAGGACACCGGCGCCGACGTGGTGCTGGTGCCCGCCACCACCGCGCTGTACCGGCTGGCGCCGCCGGCCTTTCTGGCCGGCTACACCTTTCACTTCAAGGTCAAGCAAAAGCTCGACGAGGCCAAACTCAAGAGCCAGCTCACGCTGGCCGGCTACCAGCACGTGACCCAGGTGGTGAGCCCGGGCGAGTACGCGGTGCGCGGCGGCCTGATCGACCTCTTCCCCATGGGCTCGCCCGTGCCCTACCGCGTGGACCTGTTCGACGACGAGATCGACAGCATCCGCACCTTCGACCCCGACAGCCAGCGCAGCCTGTACCCGGTGCCCGAGGTGCGGCTGCTGCCTGGGCGTGAGTTTCCGATGGACGACGCGGCGCGCGCCAAATTCCGCAGCCGCTGGCGCGAACTGCTCGACGGCGACCCGACCAAGAGCCGCATCTACAAAGACATGGGCAACGGCGTGGCCACCGCCGGCATCGAGTACTACCTGCCGCTGTTCTTCGAGCAGACCGCCACGGTGTTCGACTACCTCGGTGAAGCAGCCACCGTGGTGCTGCATGGCGACCTGGAGCCCGCCTTCCAGCGCTTCTGGCAGGACACGCAGGACCGCTACCGCCTCGTCAAGGGCGACCCCGAGCGCCCCACCCTGCCGCCCGAGAGCCTGTTTCTCTCGGCCGAGCAGTTCTACACCGGAGCCAACGCCCACGCCCAGCTCGCCATCCGACCGGCGGTGGAAGACGTGGCCGACAACGCCTTCGCGCAGAAGCTGGGCGATCTGTCGGTGCTGCGCGGCGCCGAAGACCCGCTCGCGCGCCTGCAGGGCCACATGCGCAACAGCGCGCACCGCGTGCTGCTGCTGGCCGAAAGCGATGGCCGGCGCGAGAGCCTGCTGGACTTCCTGCGCGCCAGCGGCCTGAACCCGCCGGCCTTCGATTCGCTGACCGAATTCCAGGGCAGCGATGAACCAACCGGCATCGCCACCGCCGCCTTGACGGTGGGCTTCTCCTGGCTCGAAGGCGGCATCGACTTCGTCACCGAGACCGAACTCTTCGCCACCGGCCCCACCACGCGCCGGCGCAAGAAGCAGGAACAGGTCAGCGACGTCGACGCGCTGATCAAGGACCTGTCCGAGCTCAACGTGGGCGACCCGGTGGTGCACAACGCCCACGGCATCGGCCGCTACCGCGGCCTGATCCACATGGACATGGGCGAGAAGAACCCGGACGGCACGCCCGCGCTGATGGAGTTCCTGCACCTGGAGTACGCCGACAAGGCCGTGCTCTACGTGCCGGTGAGCCAACTGCAGCTGATCGGCCGCTACACCGGCGTGAGCGCCGACGAGGCGCCGCTGCACCGCCTGGGCAGCGGCCAGTGGGAGAAAGCCAAACGAAAGGCCGCCGAGCAGGTGCGCGACGCCGCCGCCGAGCTGCTCAACATCTACGCCCGCCGCGCCGCGCGCCAGGGCCATGCGTTCCGTTTCTCGGCGCAAGACTACGAGATCTTCGCCAACGACTTCGGCTTTGAAGAAACCGCCGACCAGCGCGGCGCGATCCACGCCGTGATCCAGGACATGATCAGCCCGCGCCCGATGGACCGCCTGGTCTGCGGCGACGTGGGTTTCGGCAAGACCGAGGTCGCCCTGCGCGCCGCCTTCGTGGCCGTGACGGGTGGGCGCCAGGTGGCGTTCCTCGCACCGACCACGCTGCTGGCCGAGCAGCACTACCAGACCCTGGTGGACCGCTTCGCCAAGTGGCCGGTGAAGGTGGCCGAGGTGTCGCGCTTTCGTTCCGGCAAGGAGATCACGGCCGCCATCAAGGGCATTGCCGACGGCACCGTGGACATCGTGGTGGGCACGCACAAGCTGCTGAGCGAATCGACCAAGTTCCACGACCTGGGCCTGCTCATCATCGACGAGGAACACCGCTTCGGCGTGCGCCACAAGGAGGCCATGAAGGCCATGCGGGCCGAGGTTGACGTGCTCACGCTCACCGCCACGCCGATCCCGCGCACGCTGGGCATGGCGCTCGAAGGCCTGCGCGATCTGAGCGTGATCGCGACCGCGCCGCAGCGCCGACTGGCGATCAAGACCTTTGTGCGCAACGAAGGCAACGGCGTGATCCGCGAAGCCGTGCTGCGCGAGTTGAAGCGCGGCGGCCAGGTCTACTTCCTGCACAACGAGGTCGAGACGATCGAGAACCGCAAGCAGAAGCTCGAAGAGATCCTGCCCGAGGCGCGCATCGCCATCGCCCACGGCCAGATGCCCGAGCGCGATCTGGAGCGCGTGATGCGCGACTTCGTGGCCCAGCGCTACAACCTGCTGCTGTGCTCCACCATCATCGAAACCGGCATCGACGTGCCCACCGCCAACACCATCGTGATGAGCCGCGCCGACAAGTTCGGCCTGGCCCAGCTGCACCAGCTGCGCGGCCGCGTGGGCCGCAGCCACCACCAGGCCTACGCCTACCTGCTGGTGCCCGAGATCGAAGGCCTGACCAAACAGGCCTCGCAGCGACTGGACGCGATCCAGCAGATGGAAGAACTGGGCAGCGGTTTCTACCTCGCCATGCACGACCTGGAAATCCGCGGCGCCGGCGAGGTGCTGGGCGAGAACCAGAGCGGCAACATGCTCGAAGTGGGCTTCCAGCTCTACAACGAGATGCTCAACGAAGCCGTGCGTTCGCTCAAAGCCGGACGCGAACCCGACCTGCTCTCGCCGCTCTCGGTCACCACCGACATCAACCTGCACGCCCCGGCCCTGCTGCCCAACGACTACTGCGGCGACGTGCACCTGCGACTGTCGTTCTACAAGAAACTCGCCACGGCCAAGACCACCGACCAGGTGGATGGTCTGCTCGAAGAGATCGTGGACCGCTTCGGCAAGCTGCCGGCCCAGGCACAGACGCTGATCGACGTGCACCGCCTGCGCTGCATCAGCGCGCCCTATGGCGTGGTGAAGGTTGATGCGGCACCCGGCGTCACGAACATCACCTTCAAGGCCAACCCGCCGGTCGAGCCCATGCGCATCATCGAGCTGATCCAGAAAAACCGGCACATCAAGCTCGCGGGCAACGAAAAGCTGCGCATTGAACGCGCGCTGCCCGAGGTGAAAGACCGGGTGCAACTGGTGCGCGACGTGCTCAAGGCCCTGGGTCAGCCGATGAGCGCCCCCCGCGCCGCTGGCGCGGTTTGA
- the ispD gene encoding 2-C-methyl-D-erythritol 4-phosphate cytidylyltransferase: MTDTAHPIPPALAPRCHVLLPCAGTGSRAGTAGPKQYERVAGLPMVLHTLAAFQAVPRIAQCLIVIAPGDRFLSVDHPSVVLARCGGRSRAESVFNGLHELLAQGAAQDDWVLVHDAARCLVTPAQINALLDACENDPVGGLLALKLPDTLKTEAGGRVAATVDRSDKWLAQTPQMFRLGALRDALAAQADSGFAGVTDEASAMELAGHRPLLVPGSAQNFKVTYPEDFALAEAILNNRT; encoded by the coding sequence ATGACCGATACCGCCCACCCGATTCCCCCCGCGCTTGCTCCCCGTTGCCACGTGCTGCTGCCTTGTGCAGGAACTGGGTCGCGCGCGGGCACGGCGGGTCCCAAGCAATACGAGCGCGTGGCCGGCTTGCCCATGGTGTTGCACACCCTGGCCGCGTTTCAGGCCGTGCCACGCATTGCCCAGTGCCTGATCGTCATCGCGCCGGGGGACCGGTTTCTCAGCGTGGACCACCCGAGCGTGGTGCTGGCGCGCTGCGGTGGCCGTTCCCGCGCGGAGAGCGTGTTCAACGGCCTGCACGAGCTGCTGGCCCAGGGAGCGGCGCAGGACGACTGGGTGCTGGTGCACGATGCGGCGCGCTGCCTGGTCACGCCGGCCCAGATCAACGCCTTGCTCGACGCCTGCGAAAACGACCCCGTGGGCGGGCTGCTGGCGCTCAAGCTGCCCGACACCCTGAAGACCGAGGCTGGCGGCCGCGTGGCGGCCACGGTGGACCGCTCCGACAAATGGCTGGCCCAGACGCCGCAGATGTTCCGCCTCGGTGCGCTGCGCGACGCGCTCGCCGCGCAGGCCGACAGCGGGTTCGCCGGGGTGACCGACGAGGCCAGCGCCATGGAGCTGGCGGGCCACCGTCCGCTGCTGGTGCCCGGCAGCGCGCAGAACTTCAAGGTCACCTACCCGGAAGACTTTGCCCTGGCCGAGGCCATTCTGAACAACCGAACCTGA
- the ispF gene encoding 2-C-methyl-D-erythritol 2,4-cyclodiphosphate synthase: MNPSPFSLRIGEGWDVHALVPGRPLIVGGVRIPHMLGLLGHSDADVLLHAITDALLGAAALGDIGRHFPDTDQHFKGADSSVLLAEAARRVRDAGFEIVNIDSTVIAQAPKLAPHIGAMCESIARALGVAVGRVNVKAKTAEKLGPVGQGLSMEARAVVLLNAQA, encoded by the coding sequence ATGAATCCCTCGCCATTCAGTCTGCGCATCGGTGAAGGCTGGGACGTCCACGCATTGGTGCCCGGCCGCCCGCTCATCGTCGGTGGGGTGCGCATCCCGCACATGTTGGGCTTGCTCGGACATTCGGACGCCGACGTGCTGCTGCATGCGATCACCGACGCCTTGCTGGGCGCGGCCGCGCTGGGCGACATCGGCCGTCACTTCCCCGACACCGACCAGCACTTCAAAGGGGCCGACTCCAGCGTGTTGCTGGCCGAAGCGGCGCGCCGCGTGCGCGATGCCGGTTTTGAAATCGTCAACATCGACAGCACCGTGATTGCCCAGGCGCCCAAGCTGGCGCCGCACATCGGCGCCATGTGCGAGAGCATTGCGCGCGCCCTGGGGGTGGCGGTCGGCCGGGTGAACGTGAAAGCCAAGACGGCCGAGAAGCTCGGGCCGGTGGGGCAGGGACTGTCGATGGAAGCGCGCGCCGTGGTCCTGCTGAACGCGCAGGCATAG
- a CDS encoding sensor histidine kinase, whose translation MRPQRGVSLFWRTFFFLALLLVGCIVAWLQTFRALEFEPRALQSAQQLASLVNLSRAALVHSDSIARVSLVKTLADEEGVRIAPREPNDTYKLYNTDSLSQNISERLSARLGPGTVVAREVNGFPGLWVGFNIDDDPYWLLTDPSRVGPVTGATWLIWLATAAALSLAGAALIARLINHPLKKLSFAASRVREGDFNASQLNEMVATSEIREVNIGFNRMAQRLSKVEQDRALMLAGISHDLRTPLARLRLETEMSVADPQAREHMTADIEQVNAIIDKFLDYARPDQLKPDRVNLNQVVDAAIFSLGNDPTLIIETQIPPDTFVLGEAVELQRVFSNLLENTQRYGRNPETGMAEVGIAAKIRDDWVLVKLRDHGPGVSPDQLQHLTQPFFRGDASRSSATGTGLGLAIVERAIARMGGRFAMANSSTGGLSAHMKLPKAPD comes from the coding sequence ATGCGTCCGCAACGCGGCGTGAGCCTGTTCTGGCGCACGTTTTTCTTCCTCGCCCTGCTTCTCGTGGGCTGCATCGTTGCCTGGCTGCAAACCTTTCGTGCGCTGGAGTTCGAGCCGCGCGCGCTGCAAAGCGCGCAGCAACTGGCCTCGCTGGTCAACCTCAGCCGCGCCGCGCTGGTGCATTCGGATTCCATTGCCCGGGTATCGCTGGTCAAGACACTGGCCGACGAAGAAGGCGTGCGCATCGCGCCGCGCGAGCCCAACGACACCTACAAGCTCTACAACACCGACTCGCTCAGCCAGAACATCAGCGAGCGCCTGAGCGCGCGGCTGGGCCCGGGCACCGTGGTCGCCCGGGAGGTCAACGGTTTTCCCGGGCTGTGGGTGGGATTCAACATCGACGATGACCCCTACTGGCTGCTGACCGACCCCTCCCGCGTCGGACCGGTGACCGGCGCCACCTGGCTGATCTGGCTGGCCACCGCCGCCGCGCTGTCCCTGGCCGGTGCGGCGCTGATCGCGCGGCTGATCAACCACCCCCTGAAGAAGCTCTCGTTTGCCGCCAGCCGGGTGCGCGAAGGGGACTTCAACGCCAGTCAACTCAACGAAATGGTCGCCACCAGCGAGATCCGTGAAGTCAACATCGGCTTCAACCGCATGGCACAGCGTCTGTCCAAGGTCGAGCAGGACCGCGCGCTCATGCTGGCCGGCATCTCGCACGACCTGCGCACGCCACTGGCGCGGCTGCGGCTCGAAACCGAGATGAGCGTGGCCGACCCGCAGGCCCGTGAACACATGACGGCGGACATCGAACAGGTCAACGCCATCATCGACAAGTTCCTGGACTACGCACGCCCCGACCAGCTGAAGCCCGACCGGGTCAACCTCAACCAGGTGGTCGACGCCGCGATCTTTTCGCTGGGCAACGACCCCACCCTGATCATCGAAACCCAGATTCCCCCCGACACCTTCGTGCTGGGTGAGGCGGTGGAGCTGCAGCGGGTGTTCTCCAACCTGCTGGAGAACACCCAGCGCTACGGTCGCAATCCGGAGACGGGCATGGCCGAAGTGGGGATCGCCGCCAAGATTCGGGACGACTGGGTGCTCGTCAAGCTGCGCGACCACGGCCCCGGGGTCAGCCCCGATCAGTTGCAACACCTCACACAACCGTTTTTCCGGGGCGATGCCTCGCGCTCGTCGGCCACTGGCACCGGCCTGGGGTTGGCGATCGTGGAGCGGGCCATCGCCCGCATGGGCGGGCGCTTTGCCATGGCCAACAGCAGCACAGGCGGCCTGTCCGCCCACATGAAACTGCCCAAAGCCCCGGACTGA
- the ompR gene encoding two-component system response regulator OmpR, producing the protein MSQTNARPNKILVVDDDVRIRDLLRRYLMQEGFEVMLAEDGKALNRVLQRESVDLIVLDLMMPGEDGLSICRRLRANGDRTPIIMLTAKSEDVDRIVGLEVGADDYLGKPFNPRELLARIHAVLRRRPPTEVPGAPSQEAEVVNFGPFEFDLSLRTLRKQGEDLPLTTGEFAMLKALVRHPRQPLSREKLAQLARGREFEPFDRSLDVQVSRLRKLIEEDAASPRYLQTVWGVGYVFVPDGNT; encoded by the coding sequence ATGTCGCAAACCAACGCCCGCCCCAACAAGATTCTGGTTGTGGACGACGATGTCCGCATCCGTGATCTGCTGCGCCGCTACCTGATGCAGGAAGGCTTTGAAGTCATGCTGGCCGAAGACGGCAAGGCACTGAACCGGGTGCTCCAGCGCGAGTCGGTCGACCTGATCGTGCTGGACCTGATGATGCCCGGCGAGGATGGTCTGTCCATCTGCAGACGCCTGCGCGCCAACGGTGACCGGACCCCCATCATCATGCTGACCGCCAAGAGCGAAGACGTGGACCGGATCGTCGGACTGGAAGTCGGTGCCGACGACTACCTGGGCAAACCGTTCAACCCGCGCGAACTGCTGGCCCGCATCCACGCTGTGCTGCGCCGCCGCCCGCCCACCGAAGTACCGGGCGCCCCGTCGCAGGAAGCCGAGGTGGTCAACTTCGGTCCGTTCGAATTCGACCTGAGCCTGCGCACGCTGCGCAAGCAGGGCGAGGACTTGCCACTGACCACCGGCGAATTCGCCATGCTCAAGGCCCTGGTGCGCCACCCCCGCCAGCCGCTCTCACGCGAAAAACTCGCGCAGCTGGCGCGTGGTCGCGAGTTCGAGCCGTTCGACCGCAGCCTGGACGTGCAGGTCTCGCGTCTGCGCAAACTCATTGAAGAAGACGCTGCTTCGCCGCGCTACCTGCAGACCGTGTGGGGTGTGGGCTATGTCTTTGTTCCCGACGGCAACACATGA
- a CDS encoding SIMPL domain-containing protein (The SIMPL domain is named for its presence in mouse protein SIMPL (signalling molecule that associates with mouse pelle-like kinase). Bacterial member BP26, from Brucella, was shown to assemble into a channel-like structure, while YggE from E. coli has been associated with resistance to oxidative stress.), with translation MSPFSGRSAFSDRFHRRLVILILLIASGGGSAWAQAPQEGKEPANIVNIAASGFLEVQQDWLSMSLNTTRDGPDAATVQNQLKVALDAALVVARTAAQPQQMEVRTGQFSLYPRYGTNGKINGWQGSTELVIEGRDFARISTTAGKIQTLTMGQVGFSLSREARQKLEADVQALAIDRFKARANDVAKGFGFTGYTLREVSISSADQENAPIPMRMLAQSAKSVADTSPVSAEAGKSMVNVTVSGSIQLR, from the coding sequence ATGTCGCCATTTTCCGGACGCTCCGCCTTTTCTGACCGATTTCATCGCCGCCTTGTCATCCTCATCCTGTTGATCGCCAGTGGCGGTGGCAGCGCCTGGGCCCAGGCGCCCCAGGAGGGCAAAGAGCCGGCCAACATCGTGAACATCGCAGCCAGCGGGTTTCTGGAAGTCCAGCAGGACTGGCTCAGCATGAGCCTGAACACCACCCGGGACGGTCCCGACGCCGCCACCGTGCAGAACCAGCTCAAGGTGGCACTGGACGCTGCGCTCGTGGTGGCCAGGACGGCGGCCCAGCCCCAGCAAATGGAGGTGCGCACCGGTCAGTTTTCTCTATACCCGCGTTACGGCACCAACGGCAAGATCAACGGTTGGCAGGGCAGTACCGAGCTCGTGATCGAAGGGCGCGATTTCGCGCGCATCAGCACCACGGCCGGAAAGATCCAGACCCTGACCATGGGCCAAGTGGGCTTTTCGCTTTCGCGAGAGGCACGGCAAAAGCTGGAGGCCGACGTGCAGGCCCTGGCCATTGATCGTTTCAAGGCCCGGGCCAATGACGTGGCCAAGGGGTTTGGTTTCACTGGCTACACCTTGCGCGAGGTCTCCATCAGTTCGGCCGACCAGGAGAACGCTCCGATACCCATGCGCATGCTGGCCCAATCGGCCAAGTCGGTGGCGGATACCTCTCCCGTGTCCGCGGAAGCGGGCAAGAGCATGGTGAACGTGACCGTGTCCGGTTCCATCCAGCTGCGCTGA